A part of Ornithodoros turicata isolate Travis unplaced genomic scaffold, ASM3712646v1 Chromosome11, whole genome shotgun sequence genomic DNA contains:
- the LOC135371430 gene encoding cholinesterase 1-like, giving the protein MASQLRENDFGRHMLIVLVCCAVFAIGVLLILKFSQQRGTFKDILANRGTTFVVTTSTGDVLGVPLDVYNVTVRAFYGIPYALPPRNGRRFSHPIAAYPWKGVHDGTAINARCPQRAQEYYFGRSSNVSIDEDCLYMNLYAPMVSHSGSASRAVVVVLHGGGFSTGSNVDDLYDARYLAALGEVVVAVPNFRLNVFGFLRTTLHEAQGNQGLWDQLLAIQWIYVNARVFGGKEDTLTLLGVDSGAVAAGLHMLSPVSRPYIKRAIMQGGSPFLVTEQVLYARKAEFEALARDVCFSGSHGVQQSEEELLGCLKNASSWEILSNLDDFDGIHGRVFGPSYYDLDTELYITAINKNINKAEKEILMDKDILIGFTANEGEYFLRQFFSSWSLQSVNRFPRAFVTVFQERLVLQYYSQRSLGSLFEYYYDRKNGISYQDSYIQACRFLGDVLVKCPVKMMADYVSRSGGNVFVYEFDYHLSPTLLNTNVLNFKQWLGATHYVDVLFSLGYFFRLAYTRPVDNDTLSMSRRIIQKWAVFAESGVPDRRDDVKWPQYNVGDKKMAVLLLNKLRQRNMSELDDACGRLLKNAESRTRTSHDG; this is encoded by the exons ATGGCATCGCAACTGAGGGAAAATGATTTTGGAAGACACATGCTCATTGTGCTTG TGTGCTGTGCTGTCTTCGCCATAGGCGTCTTGCTTATACTAAAGTTCTCGCAGCAAAGAGGGACATTCAAGGATATACTCGCAAACCGAGGCACCACTTTCGTTGTCACTACCAGCACTGGGGACGTCCTGGGTGTCCCATTGGATGTCTACAATGTCACTGTTCGCGCTTTCTATGGCATCCCGTATGCTCTACCTCCCCGCAATGGACGTCGTTTCTCCCACCCGATCGCTGCCTACCCCTGGAAGGGCGTCCACGACGGTACCGCCATCAATGCCCGTTGCCCACAACGAGCTCAAGAGTACTATTTCGGCCGATCCAGTAACGTGTCCATCGACGAAGACTGCCTCTATATGAACTTGTACGCACCCATGGTATCACACAGTGGGTCAGCTAGTAGAGCGGTGGTGGTTGTCCTGCACGGCGGTGGTTTCTCCACGGGATCCAATGTGGACGACTTGTACGACGCGAGATATCTGGCCGCTTTGGGCGAGGTTGTCGTGGCTGTGCCCAACTTTCGGCTGAACGTATTTGGATTTTTACGAACTACACTACACGAAGCTCAAGGTAACCAGGGACTGTGGGACCAGTTACTAGCGATCCAATGGATATATGTGAACGCTCGCGTGTTCGGTGGAAAGGAGGACACCCTCACCCTTCTTGGTGTGGATAGCGGAGCCGTCGCAGCAGGACTGCACATGCTGTCGCCGGTGAGCAGGCCGTACATCAAGAGGGCGATCATGCAAGGTGGAAGTCCCTTCCTCGTCACCGAGCAGGTTCTTTATGCAAGGAAAGCAGAATTCGAAGCACTCGCTCGCGATGTGTGCTTCAGCGGTTCTCACGGAGTCCAACAATCCGAAGAGGAGCTGCTCGGCTGCCTCAAAAACGCGTCATCCTGGGAGATATTGTCCAACTTAGATGATTTTGATGGCATTCACGGTCGCGTATTTGGCCCGTCCTACTATGATCTCGATACGGAACTCTACATTACAGCCATAAACAAGAACATCAACAAGGCAGAGAAGGAAATCCTAATGGACAAAGATATACTGATTGGATTTACAGCAAACGAAGGGGAATACTTTCTGAGACAGTTTTTTAGTTCCTGGTCACTGCAGTCTGTGAACCGCTTCCCGAGGGCCTTCGTGACGGTATTCCAAGAAAGGCTTGTATTGCAATACTACTCACAAAGAAGTCTCGGTTCCCTCTTTGAGTACTACTACGATCGGAAGAATGGTATTTCATATCAAGACTCTTATATCCAAGCATGCAGATTCCTTGGCGACGTGCTGGTCAAATGTCCCGTGAAGATGATGGCAGATTACGTGTCTAGAAGTGGCGGAAATGTGTTCGTTTACGAGTTTGACTACCATTTGTCCCCCACCCTACTGAATACCAACGTGCTGAACTTTAAGCAGTGGCTTGGAGCAACTCACTACGTGGACGTCCTCTTCAGCCTCGGATACTTCTTTCGATTGGCATATACCAGACCTGTTGACAATGACACCCTCTCCATGAGTCGACGCATCATCCAGAAGTGGGCTGTCTTTGCCGAAAGTGG AGTACCGGATCGTCGTGATGATGTCAAGTGGCCGCAGTACAATGTTGGGGATAAGAAAATGGCCGTCCTTCTTCTGAACAAACTACGCCAACGCAACATGAGCGAACTTGACGACGCATGCGGCCGTCTTCTGAAGAACGCAGAGTCGCGCACAAGGACATCTCATGACGGTTAA